In Primulina eburnea isolate SZY01 chromosome 3, ASM2296580v1, whole genome shotgun sequence, one DNA window encodes the following:
- the LOC140825566 gene encoding ribonuclease II, chloroplastic/mitochondrial: MLNELFNFPSPKLEHMAVRVINGGAIIRFCAASPPFAASICCLNQHRAVQFHSSHRLSILGRCHYQLRFGYGGLAIRRWSAQSLVDMVVEELELLRQRGGIRASNKLELKSSEEIIGNKSGKAVLQKGLLLEFKKDPERVLLAVAQKPDGKKNWMVSDQNGVMTSIKPQQVTFIVPGANNFDHTEIADFIQRAQDNLDPALLEFAWIELIEKNESITVEALAEMIFGSAEPLESYCAHLLLSKDDIYFTALEAKGSSYVYGPRPGVQVEELVRRKHAKEAAEKELEEFVKLLKSAKGMPSNGKPPKSTWTSEDDYLKRIMSLKAYALDDCRNEDEKRTAGMILRAMGLAKTSTAAVNLLIDIGYFPVHVNLDLLKLNIRTDHPDEILTAAESILSELPDLDKVDRKDLTHLKVYAIDVDEADELDDALSATRLQDGRIKIWIHVADPTSLVEAGTVIDKEALKRGTSVFLPTATYPMFPEKLAMEGMSLKQGKQCKAVSVSVILHSDGSIAEYSVENSIIKPTYMLTYESASELLHLNLEEEVELRLLSEAAALRLQWRRQQGSVDTSTIETRIKVSNLDDPDPLIKLYVENQADPAMQLVSEMMILCGEVIATLGSLKKIPLPYRGQPQSSMDTSAFAHLPEGPVRSSAIIKLMRAAELDFRKPIRHGILGLPGYVQFTSPIRRYLDLLAHYQVKAFLRGDSPPFSAGQLEGMASMVNMTTRVVKKLTSSSLRYWIIEYLRRAPKGRKFSALVLRFIKDRVAAILIMDVGLQSSAWVSLGVHVGDEVKVQVEEACPRDDILTLKEVLT; this comes from the exons atgtTAAATGAACTCTTCAATTTTCCCTCTCCCAAGCTAGAACATATGGCGGTTCGGGTGATTAACGGCGGTGCAATAATCCGCTTCTGTGCGGCGTCTCCGCCATTTGCCGCTTCGATATGTTGTTTAAACCAGCACAGGGCTGTTCAATTCCATTCCTCCCATCGGCTTTCGATTTTAGGACGGTGTCATTATCAGCTTCGATTTGGCTATGGAGGTCTTGCGATTCGGAGGTGGTCAGCACAGAGTTTGGTGGATATGGTGGTGGAAGAGCTCGAATTACTACGCCAGCGAGGTGGAATTCGCGCGTCAAACAA ATTGGAACTGAAAAGTAGTGAAGAGATTATTGGAAATAAGTCTGGGAAGGCGGTGCTGCAGAAAGGATTGCTGCTTGAATTCAAGAAAGACCCGGAGAGGGTATTACTGGCAGTTGCGCAGAAACCAGATGGCAAGAAGAATTGGATGGTTTCCGACCAG AATGGTGTCATGACATCAATTAAGCCGCAACAAGTTACTTTCATTGTTCCTGGTGCCAATAACTTTGACCACACAGAGATTGCTGATTTCATTCAGAGAGCACAAGACAATTTG GATCCAGCATTGCTCGAGTTCGCTTGGATTGAGCTTATTGAAAAGAATGAATCAATAACAGTGGAGGCTTTGGCTGAG ATGATTTTTGGTAGTGCGGAACCTCTTGAGAGCTACTGTGCTCATTTGTTGCTTTCAAAGGACGACATATACTTCACAGCTCTGGAGGCTAAAGGTTCTTCTTATGTGTACGGGCCTCGGCCTGGTGTTCAG GTTGAAGAACTTGTGCGAAGGAAGCATGCCAAAGAGGCTGCTGAGAAGGAACTTGAAGAGTTTGTTAAGTTATTAAAGTCTGCCAAGGGCATGCCTTCAAATGGGAAGCCCCCAAAATCTACATGGACGTCTGAAGATGATTATTTAAAGAGAATTATGTCTCTTAAAGCATATGCACTAGATGATTGTAGGAATGAAGATGAAAAAAGAACTGCTGGGATG ATATTGAGAGCCATGGGATTGGCTAAAACATCGACTGCGGCAGTCAATCTACTTATCGATATTGGGTATTTTCCAGTGCATGTAAATCTTGATTTGTTAAAGCTAAACATTCGCACGGACCATCCAGATGAGATTCTGACAGCTGCGGAAAGTATTCTGTCAGAGTTACCGGACCTGGATAAG GTTGACAGAAAAGACCTTACGCATCTGAAAGTGTATGCAATAGATGTTGATGAAGCTGATGAG CTCGATGATGCATTAAGTGCAACAAGGCTGCAAGACGGCCGTATTAAGATATGGATCCATGTTGCGGACCCTACTAGCTTAGTTGAAGCTGGGACTGTGATAGACAA AGAGGCATTGAAGAGGGGAACTTCTGTGTTTTTACCCACTGCTACATATCCCATGTTTCCTGAGAAATTGGCCATGGAAGGAATGAGCCTGAAGCAAGGAAAGCAATGCAAAGCAGTGTCAGTTTCTGTTATTCTGCATTCTGATGGCAG TATAGCAGAATATTCAGTGGAAAACTCAATTATCAAACCAACATATATGCTAACATATGAGAGTGCGTCAGAACTTCTACATCTGAACCTGGAAGAGGAGGTTGAACTTCGACTTCTTTCTGAGGCTGCTGCACTCCGGTTACAATGGCGTAGACAACAG GGTTCAGTAGACACATCTACAATAGAGACCAGAATAAAAGTTTCTAATCTAGATGATCCAGATCCCTTGATCAAGCTGTATGTGGAAAATCAGGCAGATCCTGCAATGCAGCTTGTGTCTGAGATGATGATACTTTGTGGCGAAGTTATAGCCACTCTTGGTTCTTTGAAAAAAATTCCTTTACCATATCGAGGGCAACCTCAATCAAGTATGGATACATCTGCTTTTGCTCATCTTCCTGAAGGCCCTGTCAGGAGTTCTGCTATAATCAAACTTATGCGAGCTGCTGAACTGGATTTTAGGAAGCCTATACGGCATGGAATTTTAGGACTTCCGGGCTATGTTCAATTTACGTCTCCGATACGCAGATATTTGGATCTCCTGGCGCACTACCAG GTAAAAGCTTTTCTCAGGGGAGATTCTCCTCCCTTCTCAGCAGGACAATTGGAAGGGATGGCTTCTATGGTAAACATGACTACTAGGGTCGTAAAGAAACTCACCAGTAGCAGCCTGCGATATTGGATAATAGAATATTTGAGAAGAGCACCAAAAGGCAGAAAGTTCTCGGCTTTGGTTCTGAGATTCATCAAAGATAGAGTAGCAGCAATACTTATAATGGAC GTTGGACTTCAATCTTCTGCCTGGGTATCCCTTGGTGTACATGTTGGTGATGAAGTGAAAGTTCAGGTGGAAGAAGCATGTCCTCGCGATGATATTCTTACTCTCAAGGAGGTTCTAACATGA
- the LOC140825567 gene encoding receptor-like cytoplasmic kinase 176, with translation MGICLSSQVKSESLFHSDTGVNSFKMVSKDGTELSISKDGTELSNSSSKGSSTSVPPTPRSEGEILQSSNLKSFTYNDLKASTRNFRPDSVLGEGGFGSVFKGWIEEHSLSAAKAGSGMVIAVKKLNHDGWQGHKEWLAEINYLGQLRHPNLVKLIGYCVEDDHRLLVYEFMPKGSMENHIFRRGSYFQPLSWGVRMKIALGAARGLAFLHNAETKVIYRDFKTSNILLDSNYNAKLSDFGLARDGPTGDKSHVSTRVVGTYGYAAPEYLSTGHLTSKSDVYSFGVVLLEILSGKKAVDKNRPPGEHNLVEWAKPYLTNKRRNFRIMDPRLEGQYSMARAIKAANLALQCICMDPKLRPNMNEVVTALEQIQDSKDSSKNDEKDCPPSRRGQPSNGLRYCRSSAAGETRAKVAYPRPSASVHYA, from the exons ATGGGGATTTGCCTGAGTAGCCAAGTTAAATCTGAGAGCCTTTTTCATTCTGACACAG GCGTGAACTCTTTCAAAATGGTCAGCAAAGATGGGACTGAGTTAAGTATCAGCAAAGATGGGACCGAGTTAAGTAATTCAAGCAGTAAAGGTTCTTCTACTTCTGTACCCCCAACTCCTCGAAGTGAGGGTGAGATATTGCAGTCTTCCAATTTGAAAAGCTTTACATACAATGACCTCAAGGCATCCACAAGAAATTTTCGTCCCGACAGCGTATTGGGGGAAGGGGGTTTTGGTTCCGTATTCAAGGGATGGATAGAGGAGCATTCACTTTCAGCTGCAAAAGCTGGATCCGGTATGGTGATAGCTGTGAAGAAGCTGAACCACGACGGATGGCAGGGTCACAAGGAATGGTTG GCAGAAATCAACTATCTTGGGCAGCTACGTCATCCTAATCTTGTAAAATTAATTGGTTACTGCGTGGAGGATGACCACCGACTTTTGGTCTACGAGTTCATGCCCAAAGGCAGCATGGAAAATCACATATTTAGAA GAGGTTCTTACTTCCAGCCGCTTTCATGGGGAGTAAGAATGAAAATTGCTCTTGGTGCTGCTAGGGGGCTAGCCTTTCTTCACAATGCAGAGACAAAAGTAATATAtcgggatttcaagacttcTAACATTCTTCTTGATTCG AACTACAATGCCAAGCTTTCTGACTTTGGGTTGGCCAGGGATGGGCCTACTGGTGATAAGAGCCATGTCTCGACCAGAGTCGTGGGAACTTACGGATATGCTGCTCCTGAGTACCTATCAACCG GCCATTTAACCTCCAAGAGTGATGTATACAGCTTTGGTGTGGTTCTTCTAGAAATTTTATCAGGTAAGAAAGCAGTAGACAAGAATCGTCCCCCGGGAGAACATAATCTCGTTGAATGGGCTAAACCTTATCTCACAAACAAACGCAGAAATTTCCGTATTATGGACCCTCGGCTTGAAGGCCAATATTCAATGGCTCGAGCTATAAAGGCAGCTAACCTTGCTCTTCAATGCATATGCATGGATCCCAAGTTAAGACCGAACATGAATGAGGTTGTTACAGCTCTAGAACAGATCCAAGATTCAAAGGACTCTTCAAAAAACGACGAGAAAGATTGCCCACCAAGTCGACGTGGCCAACCTAGTAATGGACTTAGGTATTGCAGGAGCAGTGCTGCTGGTGAAACACGAGCAAAAGTGGCTTATCCAAGACCTTCGGCTTCTGTACATTACGCATGA